The Polyangium aurulentum genomic interval GCCCCGGCCACGCAGGGGGGGACGTGCCCCCGATCGCCCTTTTCCAGGCCGCCCTGTCCGACTCGCCGCCCGCCGCCGCGGTCCATCCGGGCGAGCCCAGGGCCGCGCCGTCGTTCGAGGCCATCTACGAGGAGCATTTCGATCTCGTATGGCGCAACATCCGCCGCCTCGGCGTGCCGGAGGCGGGGGTCGACGACGCGGTGCAGGAGGTCTTTCTGGTCGTGCACCGTCGCCTCGGCGCATTCGAGGGGCGCTCGTCGCTCAAGACGTGGATCTTCTCCATCGTCGCCCGCGTGGCGAGCGACCACCGGCGCGCATTGCGAAGGAAGAGCCCGCATACGCGCTCGGCGGACGCGGCGGTCGACGCCGATACGGTCGCGGACGAGCGCGCGATCGATCCGCACGAGCGCACCGCGCGGCTGGAGGGGGTGCGGCTGCTCCACCGGATGCTCGACGAGCTCGACGATGAAAAGCGCACGGTGCTGGTGCTCGCGGAGCTGGAGGGGATGAGCGCGCCTGAAATGGCCGAGGCGCTCGGCGAGAACGTGAACACCATCTATGCGCGCCTCCGGGCGGCGCGGCGTGAATTCGAGGGGGCAGTGGCCCGCGAGCGGGCGCGCGACGCATGGAGGCTCCGATGAGCGAACTCGGACGGGAGGCCCGTGCCCTCCTGGAAGAGGGCAAGCACGGCGACGATCCCACGCCGGAGGACCGGGCGCGAACGCGCCGCGCATTGATGGCGGCCATTGCAGCGGGCGCGGCCGCATCGGCGGCGGCCGAGGGCGCTGCCGCGGCCGCGGAAAAGACGGCAGAGGCGGCCGGTGCGGCCAAGGCTGCGGGCCTGTCGTCGAAGCTCCTCGTCGGCATTGCGCTGGTGGGCGCGGTGGGCGGAGGGCTCATGCTGCGACCCTCGACACCCGAAGCCTCGGCGCCGCCGCCCGCGCCGATCGAGGTGCAAAAGGAGGCGCGAGCCGTGGGCACCGTCGAGAAGCCCGAGGCCCCGGAGCCCGCGCCGTCCCTGCCTGCCGCGCCCGCGCCCTCGGCCCATCCGACCGCCCCTCCGGCGGCGAAGCGACCTGCCGCGGCGAGCAAGGCACAGCCCGCGGCGGAGGACACGCTCGAGGAGGAGACGCGTCGGCTGCGGGAGGCGCACGGCGCTTTGAATGGTGGCAATCCCGCGCGGGCGCTCGAGCTTCTGGATGCGCAATCGGCAGATTTCGCGGGCGGCCAGCTTCGTGAAGAGCGGGCGGCGGCGCGCGTGCTGGCGCTCTGCAAGCTCGGGGCAACGCCTGGCGCGGTCGAGGAGGCGAGGCGCTTTCTTCAGGACAACCCGCGCTCTCCGCTCGCGGACCGTGTGCGCGCCGCCTGCGCGATCGACCGCTGACGATTTCGACACGGGGCAGCCCTCGGCTGGCCACGAAAGACCAGACCATGGCGGCAAAGAGGATCACACCCATGAAAAACCTTCGTTCTTCCTTTCTCAAGACCCTTCTCCCGCTCGGCGCGCTCTTCGGGCTCGTGGCCCTCGGGGCGTGCAAGGACACGGTGGTCATCGGCGGCAACGCCAAGCCCTGCAATACGGACGTCGATTGCCCGAACGGCCAGATCTGCACGGCGGCTGGCGTCTGCTCGGGCGGCGCGTGCAAGCCGGAGGCCGAGGCGTGCGACGGGATCGACAACGATTGCGACGGCACGGTCGACGACGGCGCCCTCTGCGTCGACGGCACGGTCTGCCAGAACGGCGCTTGCGGCGCTCCGTGTCAGCCCGCGCCCGAGACGTGCGACGGGGTCGACAACGATTGCGACGGCGCGGTCGACGACGGAAGCGGAATGGTGCTGTGCCCCAACGGCGGGAGCTGCGTGAACGGCGCCTGCGTGCAGTTGCCTTGCAGCAGCCCGAACGGGGGCTGCCCGCCCGGCCAGGCGTGCGACGCGAACGGCAACTGCGTGCCCGGCGGCTGCGTGCCCTGGGCCGAGAGCTGCAACGGGATCGACGACGACTGCGACGGCGTCATCGACGACGACGACCCGAACGCGCCCCTGTGCTCGGACGGCGGGGTTTGCACCAACGGCAATTGCTCGTGGCTGCCGTGCGACACCGACGCGGACTGCCCCGCGGGGCAGCTCTGCCTGAACGGCGCGTGCACCGCGGTCGGCTGCCTGCCCGCGCCCGAGCAATGCGACGGCGAGGACAACGACTGCGACGGCCTCGTCGACAATGTCAGCGACCCGAACGTGCCCCTCTGCCTGAACGGCGGCACGTGCGTGAACGGCGCCTGCATGGTCTACCAATGCCAGGTCGACAGCGATTGCCCGGTGAACACGGCCTGCGTGAACGGCATCTGCCAGTAGCCGCGGCGAGGTCGGGCGCGGAGCACGTCTCCGGCGGCTCACGGCTGGTCTCGAGACCTCTCCGCGCTCTATCCTCGCGCCATGCGAAGACTCTTTCCAGCGAGCCTTGTGGCTCTCTCTCTCGGATGGATGACCGTGAGCCTCGTGGCCGCGCCCGGGTGCGGCGGGGACGACTCGGACGGCGGCGCCTCGAACGGCAGCGGCGGTTCCGGCAGCAGCAGCAGCAGCAGCGCGAGCACCGGCGGCGGCGGGCCCTGCGTGCCCTGGGGCACGTGGGAGATCAAATACATGGGCGGCGGCGAGAGCTGCGCTCCCATGAACGACACGCTGACGCTCGCTCCGGGGGACGGCGGCCCCGTCCAGGTGACCTTCGCCGGCGACGACACGATGCCGATGGACACCTGCTCGAACCCGCCGACGCCGGGCGCCTATTCGGCGACGGGCACCGTGTCCGAGGACGGCTGCTCGGTCACGATCAAGACCTCGACGTCGTATTGCACCTCGGGCGAGGATCAGTGCTCGTCGCGGGATCTCACGCTCACGATCAGCGGCGACACCGCCACGGGCAGCATCACCACGAAGGAATGCTGGTGCGGGGAATTCGACCCGGCTCCGGTGACGGCGACCGCGTCGGCGACGCGGCAATGATCCGACGCTTCAGCTCGCCTCGGCCGCGTCGAGCACGCCGGCCATGAACCGCACGAGCTGCCATTGCTCCGCGACCGTGGGCTCGCCCTGAAGCTCCACGTGGACCAGGGCCGGGCTCACGAGCGCGGCGCGGAGCAGCGCGGGCGGGACCTCCTCCGCAATCCAGAGCGTCTCGGCCGAGGGAATCACGGTATCGCCCTGACCATGCAGCAAGAAGACCGGCGCCCGCAGCGCGCCGAGGTGCCCCGCCGGAGAGACCGCCCCCACGGCCTTCGCGTCCCGCGCAATCTCGTTCACGAGGGCCGGCACGTCGGCCTTTCCTTCGAAGAGCGCCTCGACCCGCGCGCGCGCCTCGGGGCTCAGCTCCTTGGCGCGGGCGCGTGCCGCGTCGTGCTGCTCCCAGAGCCATAGCCGCAACGCGTCCTGCGCAACCGGCGCCTCGGCCGCGGGGACGAGGTGATCGATGTGCGAATAAAGCAGCACGAGCGCCCCGTATTCATGCGCCGCCAGCCGATCCTTGCGCCCATCCGGCCGATCGGCCTCGTTCGTCGCGAAGAAGTGCGACACCCGGCCGAGGTCGTGATGCGCGCCGATGGCCACCACGAACCCGACATCCGAAGCGAACCGCGCATCCGACGCTGCCAGGAGCGAGAGCCCTCCGGCGAAGCTCATGCCCATGACGCCCACGGGCCTTCCGCCGAGCCGCTCGCGCAATGCCCCCGCCGCCGCGCCGATGGTCTCGACGGAGGCCTTGTCGATCCGATAATCGGCGATCTCCTTCACCTCGGGCGTGAGCACCGTGAAGCCCGCGGCCGCGACCGCGCGGGAGAAGCGCATCAGCCTGGGCTCGTCGATCGCGAGCCGGTGGACGCCGTGGACGATCACCACGCCCGGCCCGCCCGTGACGCCGCGCGGGGCATAGATGCGCGCCCGGACCTCGCCCGCCGAGGTGGGCACGCTCGTGGTGGACTCGTCGAGGGCGTGCTTGCCGAAATCGGCCACGAACCCTTGTGCGCGCTCGTCCGCGAAGCGCATGAGGAGCGAGGCGGCGCGCAGGTGTCGCTCGGCGGGCCGCGCGAGGATGAAGCCGAGCGCGACGAGCGCGAGAAACACGGCGCGCCGGAGGATGCGCTTGCTTGGAGGAAGGTCGGCGGATTGGTTCGAGGGGGTGGAGGTCGTCACGAGGTTCGCCATGACTCCCATCGTGGGCCTCGCGAGGGGTGCCGCCATGTGCCGGTGGTCATGGTCGGGTGACGATTTCGGGCATGACTTCCGGCATAGGGGAGCCCGAACGGCCCGGAAGGCGCTACCCTCGGGGGGCATGGGCCGGACGCCGTCGACGAAGACGCTCCTCCTCTTCGCGGGCCTGCTCGCGTGGGGGTCGATTGCGCAGCCATTCCTGTCCACGATCTTCCGGCAGCCCTCGAGCGTGGGAGAGCCCGCGGTGCTCGCGAGCCTCGCGGCGCACGCGGCCTACCTCGCCGCCTTCGGCCTGTGCTCGGCGCGGTCGGAGGGGCTCGGGATGCGCAATCGCGTCCTTTTGCTCGCCGTGCAATCGATCGCCACGTTCCTCCTCGTGCACCTGCGCGGCGTGTGGCTCGAAGCGGGCCTTTTGGCGATCGTCGCGGCCCAGGCCTCGCTGCTCTTGCCGCGCCGGACCGCGCTCGGCTGGGTGGCGGCGTCGACGCTCGCAATCTTTCCTTTCTACGTGGAGCGGGCGGACGTCGTATCGGCGCTCTTCTGGACGACCGGCGTGCTCGGGTTTCAGCTCTTCGCGACGGCGGTCGCGACCATGGTGAAGCACGAGGCGGAGGCGCGGGCCGAGCTATCGCGGGTGAACGCCGAGCTGCGGGCGGCGCAGGTGATGCTCTCGGAGAGCGCGCGCACGGCCGAGCGGCTCAGGATCGCGCGCGAGCTTCACGACGCCGTGGGCCATCACCTGACGGCGCTCAGCATCAACCTCGAGGTCGCGCGCCACGCATCGCCCGCGGACGAGGCGCTCGAGCGGGCGCACGGCATCGCGAAGAGCATGCTCGGCGAGGTGCGTGCCGTGGTGCGCTCGATGCGCGAGGAGCGCGCGCTCGACCTGCCGCGCGCGCTCGAGGAGCTATCGCGCGGCGTGCCCCGGCCGCGGGTGCACCTCGACATCGAGGAGGGAATCGCGCTCGACGACGAGGCCCTGGCCCACGCGCTCTTCCGCTGCGCGCAGGAGGCGATCACGAATGCGGCGCGCCACGCCGGGGCGGAGAACCTCTGGATATCGCTGTCACGCGAGCCTTCGGGGGTGATTCTCGTGGCGCGCGACGACGGCCGGGGGGCGGAGCGGGTCGAGCTCGGCAGCGGCCTTTCGGGGCTGCGTGAGCGGCTCGGTGCGCTCGGCGGCGCAATGACGGTGGAATCGGCGCCTGGCAAGGGATTGACGTTGCGCGCGGTGGTGCCCGAACGCGGAGGGGTCTCGTGATTCACGTATTGCTGGCCGACGATCAGACGCTCGTGCGACAGGGAATCCGGAGCCTGCTCGGACTGACGCCGGACATCCGTGTCGCGGCCGAGGCCGCGGACGGGGACGAGGCGCTCGCGCTGATCGCCAGCACGGCCCTGAACGTGCTCCTGCTCGACGTGCGAATGCCGAAGCGCACGGGTCTCGAGGTGCTCGAGGCGCTGCGCGGAAAGCCGTCCGCGCCCCCCGCCATTCTGCTGACCACGTTCGACGACGACGGGGTGGCCGCGGCGGGCATCCGTCTGGGTGCGCGCGGCTTTTTGCTGAAGGACATCGGCCTCGAGCAGCTCGCCGAGGCGATCCGGGTAGTGGCGGGAGGCGGCACGCTGATCAACCCCGCGGTGACGGAGCGCGTGCTGCGCGGGCTCGACCGGATCAAGCCGGATTTCCCGGTGATCGACGCCCCCGTGGCGCTGACGGCGCGCGAGACGGAGGTTTTACGATGGATGGCCGCAGGCAAGAGCAACCGGGAGATCGCCGACATGCTGGGGACGGCGGAGGGGACGATCAAGAATCACGCGTCGAGCATCTTCGGAAAGCTCGGGGTGCGGGACAGGACGAGGGCGGTGCTGCGGGCGATCGAGCTGGGGTATATTTGAGGGATTGGCGCATCACGATTCCTTACGCGGCGGCCCTGCGAACGAGGCGCGCTCGAATGTCTCCATGTCCTCGTAATAGCGCCGAACCTGATCGCCGTATCCGGGACGCGTGTACACGTCGATGGCCCGGGTGCGAATCGCGTTCAGCACCACTTCGGCCACCTCCTCGGCGCTCTGCGCGCCCGGCATCGCGCGCGAGTCGACCCCGCCGCCCACGGCATTGAGGCCGAATTCGGTGGCCACGGGGCCAGGCAGCACCGTGGTCACGACGATCCCCGGGTGCGTCGCGCGCAGCTCGGTCCGCATCGCGGCCGTGAGCGCGTTCAGGGCGTGCTTGGCCGCGCAGTAGGCAGAGCGGAACGCCACGTAGGGCACGCGCCCCAGCAGCGACGACACGTTGATGATCTGCCCGGCGTTGCGCGACTGGAAATGCGGAAGGATCGCCTGCATCCCGTAGAGCGCGGTCTTCACGTTGTCGCGAAACATCATGTCGAGATCCTCGTCCGTGAGCTGCGACGGCAGGCGCGTGATTCCGCGGCCTGCATTGTTGACCCACACGTCGACGCGGCCGAATTGCTCGACGGCCCGGCTCGCGAGCGCCTCGACCTCGGCGCGCACCGACACGTCGGTCACGACCACGAGAGCGTCCCGTCCGCTCGCCGCGGCGACCTCTTCCAGCTCCTTTCGACGGCGCGCCGCAAGCACGACCCGCGCCCCGGCCGCCCCCGCCTGCTTCGCAAGGGCCGCCCCGATCCCCGCGCTCGCCCCGGTAATCACGATGATCTTGTCTTGCATGGAAGGAGCATCGCACGAACGAGGTCTGCCGGGGAGGGGGCTGCGTCGCGGCGGGGACCGCTCAGCCGCACGCCCGCGCGCACGCAGAGCAAGCAGTGCCCACCCCCGATCGGGAACAGCGCGACCACGCCCTCGCCTCCCCGGAGAGCAGCCACGCCAGAGCCCGCCTCGCGAAGCTCCCGCGCGCGCCAAAGCCAGTGTGCCGAATGCGCGCGCAATTCGAGAGGTCAAGGCCGCTCGTTTGCCGCCAGCGTGGCACGCGCGCTGCTTTTCATCCAGGACGCCGGGCCGCACTTCGGCAGGTCTGGCGGACGCAACGATCAAGGGGGTCCAGCATGGCAAGCCAGCAGATGCAGTCGGGCAGTGGGAATCAGACGCAGACGGGCGCCTCGAACCTCGAATACGACATCGTCGCGGAGATGCACGAGCTGCTCGAGGGCAACGCCGCTCTCGAGCAATACATCCAGGACGCGCGCCAGGCCGGCGACAACGAGGCCGAGCGCTGCTTCCAGCAGATCCACGACCAGAACCGCCAGAACGTGCAGCAGCTCCGGTCGCTCCTCGCCAAGCACATGATGAGCTCGATGCCGCAGCAGCAGCAGATGGGCAACCAGGGCGGCACCCAAAGCTGATACGCACCACCTCCTCGCTGCCCCGCGCGCTCGCGTGGCCCCTGGCCGGGGGCGCCGCGGGGCTCGCGAGCGCCCTTCGAGCCACAATCTCATCGCCATTTTTCGACCGTATCGGACCGTTTTCGGCGAGCGCCCTCGCGCGCGGGTCGTGATATCCTCCGCGCCGGAGCCATTGCGTGCAAGAGAGCGCTTGGAAGAAGACCCTCGTGTGGGTGGGCGGCCTGCTCCTCGGGTCGATCGTGGTGGTCGGGCTGGCGACGCTCGTGCTCGTCTACGTCGCGGGGAAGGCGCTTCCCTCGTCCCGGCGAGCGGCGAGCGCAGCGGACGGCGAGGGGCAAGCGGCCGACACCCCCGGCGAGGGCACGTCGCGCCCGCGCACCCGGACCTCGGTCCGGGCGTGCTGCTCGGCGCTGCGGCGCAACGCGAATTCGGCGCCGGAGGAGCAGAAGAGCGCATTCATGGCCGCCGCCTCGGCGTGCGACGCGCTCGCGAAGACGCCCGACGGACGGGACCAGCTCGGCTCGTTGCAGCCCCTCCTCATGGGCGCCACGGTGCCGCCGGCGTGCAAGCCGGCCGAGCCTTGAACCGCCCCTAGCCCCCACCATCCTTCGCGCACCGAAAGCCGCTCATCACCATCCGATAGCGCGGGGGGTGGTGGACCCGGTTCGTCGAGCGCAGCCCCGTCGCGTGGTAGTTGAATCCCCCGCCGCGCAGCACCCGCTCGCACTCCGTCGGGATCGCATTCGACCCTGTAAAACCCTTGCGCCGCTTCTTGCGCAGCTCCGCGTACGCCTCGAGCGCCTCCTCGCACGTCCCGCCCACGCCGCGCGCGGCGCCCGGGCGCTCGTAGGCGAAAGGATCGTACACGTCCTCGGCCCATTCCCACACGTTCCCGGCGAGGTCGTGGTGCCCGTACGGCCCGTCGCCCTTCGGATGCGTCCCGACGTCCTCGGTCACCGATTGATGGAACACCGCACGCTCGGGCCCCGGCGCCATTTTCCCCCACGGATACAGGCGCCCGTCCGTCCCCCGCGCCGCCTTCTCGAGCTCCGCCTCCGTCGGCAGCCGCTTGCCCACGAACGCGCAATAGGCCCGCGCGCTGTCCCACGAGACGCTGCTCACGGGCTGCCGCGGCCCACGGAATAGCTTGTCAGGACCGACCCCATTGCGATCCGCGTTCCTGGGATCGGGCGGGGCGCACTTCTTGGCGTCGATGCAGCGCGCGTACGCCTCGTTCGTCACCTCGGTCTCGTCGAGGTAATACGCCGGCAGCGTGACCGTGTGCGCCGGCCGCTCGTCCGGTTCCCCTCCGCTGTCGGCGCCCATGAGGAATGGCCCGGCCGGCACCAGAATCATTCCCTCGATGCGCTGCGGGAGCGCCGCCTCGGGCTCCTTCGCGGGCGCGGGCGCGGCGGCGACGGGCTCGGGCGGGGGAGGCGTCATGGCGCCCTCGGCCGGGCTCGGCGCCTCGGCCGTGGGGCTCGGCGCGCGCTGCGTGACGCGTGGGCTTTCGGGCCCGCGCTGCGCGGGGGGCGGGCTGCCCCCGGAACGCGAGCATGCGGCGAGAGACGTGACGAGCGCGCCGAGGATGAGGACCGACCTCATGCTCCCCCTATACACGAAAAAAAGCGCCCGCCCGAGCCCTCACGTCTCTCCGAGGATCGCGAGCGCCGCCTCGACGTGCTCGTCGCCGAGCCCCGCCTCGAACTCCGTCTTCACGAGGAACTGCGCCAATTCCTCGAGATACAGATCATCGAGCACGACGAAGCTCTCGAGCGGCTGGCGCTGCCGGTCGATCCACGATTGGATCTCCACGGCGCGACCGCGGAAAGGATCGCCGTACTCCTCCCACGAGATGTCCGGCGTCTGATCGATCACCTCCCCCGCGAAGCCGACCTCCCCAAGCCGCCGGCGCAGCTCCTCGAGGGAATGGTGAACCCGCCACGAGGACGAGATCACGACCTTCGCCCCCGACCGCGCCAGGATCCTGTTCAAGCGCCCGACGGCGGCCGGATCGAGCCGGTCCATGCGATGGGGCTGCTGCTTCAAAAAGGGGTAGCTGTTGAGGACGCCGTCGAAGTCGAGAAAGACGACCTTCATATTCCGGACAGGATACCACACCCCCGAGCGTCCGGTGGGCCGCTGCGCGGGGCGCTCGCCGTGCTAGAGGTAGGCCGATGCCCGAAACGTCCGCGACTCCGTACGAGCTTCTCGGCGGCGAGGCCGCCGTCCGCCAGCTCTCCGAACGCTTCTACGACGCCATGGATCGCGACGAGCCCGCCCTCGCGCGGCTGCACCCTCTGGATGAGCACGGCCGGGTGGCGCGCGAGAGCCGCGACCGCTTCGCCCTCTTCCTGATCGGCTGGCTCGGCGGCCCGCAGGACTACATCGCG includes:
- a CDS encoding RNA polymerase sigma factor, whose translation is MPPIALFQAALSDSPPAAAVHPGEPRAAPSFEAIYEEHFDLVWRNIRRLGVPEAGVDDAVQEVFLVVHRRLGAFEGRSSLKTWIFSIVARVASDHRRALRRKSPHTRSADAAVDADTVADERAIDPHERTARLEGVRLLHRMLDELDDEKRTVLVLAELEGMSAPEMAEALGENVNTIYARLRAARREFEGAVARERARDAWRLR
- a CDS encoding MopE-related protein, with amino-acid sequence MKNLRSSFLKTLLPLGALFGLVALGACKDTVVIGGNAKPCNTDVDCPNGQICTAAGVCSGGACKPEAEACDGIDNDCDGTVDDGALCVDGTVCQNGACGAPCQPAPETCDGVDNDCDGAVDDGSGMVLCPNGGSCVNGACVQLPCSSPNGGCPPGQACDANGNCVPGGCVPWAESCNGIDDDCDGVIDDDDPNAPLCSDGGVCTNGNCSWLPCDTDADCPAGQLCLNGACTAVGCLPAPEQCDGEDNDCDGLVDNVSDPNVPLCLNGGTCVNGACMVYQCQVDSDCPVNTACVNGICQ
- a CDS encoding alpha/beta hydrolase family protein, with product MANLVTTSTPSNQSADLPPSKRILRRAVFLALVALGFILARPAERHLRAASLLMRFADERAQGFVADFGKHALDESTTSVPTSAGEVRARIYAPRGVTGGPGVVIVHGVHRLAIDEPRLMRFSRAVAAAGFTVLTPEVKEIADYRIDKASVETIGAAAGALRERLGGRPVGVMGMSFAGGLSLLAASDARFASDVGFVVAIGAHHDLGRVSHFFATNEADRPDGRKDRLAAHEYGALVLLYSHIDHLVPAAEAPVAQDALRLWLWEQHDAARARAKELSPEARARVEALFEGKADVPALVNEIARDAKAVGAVSPAGHLGALRAPVFLLHGQGDTVIPSAETLWIAEEVPPALLRAALVSPALVHVELQGEPTVAEQWQLVRFMAGVLDAAEAS
- a CDS encoding sensor histidine kinase, producing MGRTPSTKTLLLFAGLLAWGSIAQPFLSTIFRQPSSVGEPAVLASLAAHAAYLAAFGLCSARSEGLGMRNRVLLLAVQSIATFLLVHLRGVWLEAGLLAIVAAQASLLLPRRTALGWVAASTLAIFPFYVERADVVSALFWTTGVLGFQLFATAVATMVKHEAEARAELSRVNAELRAAQVMLSESARTAERLRIARELHDAVGHHLTALSINLEVARHASPADEALERAHGIAKSMLGEVRAVVRSMREERALDLPRALEELSRGVPRPRVHLDIEEGIALDDEALAHALFRCAQEAITNAARHAGAENLWISLSREPSGVILVARDDGRGAERVELGSGLSGLRERLGALGGAMTVESAPGKGLTLRAVVPERGGVS
- a CDS encoding response regulator, which codes for MIHVLLADDQTLVRQGIRSLLGLTPDIRVAAEAADGDEALALIASTALNVLLLDVRMPKRTGLEVLEALRGKPSAPPAILLTTFDDDGVAAAGIRLGARGFLLKDIGLEQLAEAIRVVAGGGTLINPAVTERVLRGLDRIKPDFPVIDAPVALTARETEVLRWMAAGKSNREIADMLGTAEGTIKNHASSIFGKLGVRDRTRAVLRAIELGYI
- a CDS encoding SDR family oxidoreductase codes for the protein MQDKIIVITGASAGIGAALAKQAGAAGARVVLAARRRKELEEVAAASGRDALVVVTDVSVRAEVEALASRAVEQFGRVDVWVNNAGRGITRLPSQLTDEDLDMMFRDNVKTALYGMQAILPHFQSRNAGQIINVSSLLGRVPYVAFRSAYCAAKHALNALTAAMRTELRATHPGIVVTTVLPGPVATEFGLNAVGGGVDSRAMPGAQSAEEVAEVVLNAIRTRAIDVYTRPGYGDQVRRYYEDMETFERASFAGPPRKES
- a CDS encoding formylglycine-generating enzyme family protein, encoding MRSVLILGALVTSLAACSRSGGSPPPAQRGPESPRVTQRAPSPTAEAPSPAEGAMTPPPPEPVAAAPAPAKEPEAALPQRIEGMILVPAGPFLMGADSGGEPDERPAHTVTLPAYYLDETEVTNEAYARCIDAKKCAPPDPRNADRNGVGPDKLFRGPRQPVSSVSWDSARAYCAFVGKRLPTEAELEKAARGTDGRLYPWGKMAPGPERAVFHQSVTEDVGTHPKGDGPYGHHDLAGNVWEWAEDVYDPFAYERPGAARGVGGTCEEALEAYAELRKKRRKGFTGSNAIPTECERVLRGGGFNYHATGLRSTNRVHHPPRYRMVMSGFRCAKDGGG
- a CDS encoding HAD domain-containing protein, encoding MKVVFLDFDGVLNSYPFLKQQPHRMDRLDPAAVGRLNRILARSGAKVVISSSWRVHHSLEELRRRLGEVGFAGEVIDQTPDISWEEYGDPFRGRAVEIQSWIDRQRQPLESFVVLDDLYLEELAQFLVKTEFEAGLGDEHVEAALAILGET
- a CDS encoding group II truncated hemoglobin codes for the protein MPETSATPYELLGGEAAVRQLSERFYDAMDRDEPALARLHPLDEHGRVARESRDRFALFLIGWLGGPQDYIAAHGHPRLRMRHARVPVDISMRDAWMRAMRTAMDEVGVPGELRAFLEVRFAEVADFMRNRPG